The Siniperca chuatsi isolate FFG_IHB_CAS linkage group LG7, ASM2008510v1, whole genome shotgun sequence genome includes a window with the following:
- the igsf5b gene encoding immunoglobulin superfamily member 5 isoform X3 has product MKLSPETLTVLRKEDARLTCSTSYPEWTVMVWLLNGEAVLTISKETGVLPSINPNVTAKKSPVSRGDSWMFVLKNTERHNQGQVTCDLQGIDRKTASLFVQEKGSVKVFGDDKLAFKGQSVLFECQAAGWFPQPILQWQVNDKKVSQGEYNISSESRKSLFTVTSNLSVTAAKSSHVDCLASVSALPTPLKSSVRLTVVAEVLQAGDDCTVPLALMASLSALLLLLLLCICTVLWYRQRRQAKPSPQEALWFDQSVTRTISVAEATGGKVNPGYTSEGPTDSVYNELIMETHRQMDCVSFHKVPDVVSSSSLSLHSESQAQVCLPEESSKNVRRITTV; this is encoded by the exons ATGAAGCTGTCGCCTGAAACACTAACCGTCCTGCGAAAAGAGGATGCCAGGCTTACCTGCAGCACCTCCTACCCCGAGTGGACTGTTATGGTGTGGCTGTTAAACGGTGAGGCGGTTCTCACCATCTCCAAGGAGACTGGCGTTCTGCCCTCCATCAACCCTAATGTGACAGCCAAGAAAAGCCCTGTCTCAAGGGGAGACAGCTGGATGTTTGTCCTGaagaacacagagagacacaaccAGGGACAAGTGACCTGTGACCTCCAGGGCATTGATAGGAAAACAGCAAGCCTGTTTGTACAAG AAAAAGGCAGTGTGAAAGTCTTTGGGGATGACAAGTTGGCTTTTAAGGGGCAGTCGGTCCTGTTTGAATGCCAAGCAGCAGGATGGTTCCCTCAACCCATTTTGCAATGGCAGGTGAATGACAAAAAG GTGAGCCAGGGTGAATACAACATCAGTAGTGAATCACGGAAGAGCCTCTTCACTGTGACCAGCAACCTCAGCGTGACAGCAGCGAAGAGCTCTCATGTGGATTGTCTGGCCTCCGTGTCTGCCCTCCCCACACCACTGAAGAGCAGTGTCCGTCTGACAGTGG TTGCAGAGGTGCTGCAGGCAGGAGATGACTGCACAGTCCCGCTGGCGCTGATGGcctccctctctgctcttctgctgctcctcctgctctgcaTCTGCACTGTCCTCTGGTACAGACAAAGGAGACAAGCAA AACCAAGCCCACAGGAGGCATTATG GTTCGACCAATCAGTGACCAGGACAATCTCGGTTGCTGAGGCGACAGGGGGGAAGGTCAACCCGGGATACACTAGTGAAGGCCCCACAG attcagtttacaatgagcTAATCATGGAAACCCATAGGCAGATGGACTGTGTCAGCTTTCACAAG GTCCCTGATGTTGTGTCCTCCAGCAGCCTGTCTCTGCACAGTGAGAGCCAAGCCCAGGTGTGTCTACCAGAGGAAAGCTCCAAGAATGTCAGGAGAATTACCACAGTTTaa
- the igsf5b gene encoding immunoglobulin superfamily member 5 isoform X2: MDIFSLLVLLLSYRIQVGAQMKLSPETLTVLRKEDARLTCSTSYPEWTVMVWLLNGEAVLTISKETGVLPSINPNVTAKKSPVSRGDSWMFVLKNTERHNQGQVTCDLQGIDRKTASLFVQEKGSVKVFGDDKLAFKGQSVLFECQAAGWFPQPILQWQVNDKKVSQGEYNISSESRKSLFTVTSNLSVTAAKSSHVDCLASVSALPTPLKSSVRLTVVAEVLQAGDDCTVPLALMASLSALLLLLLLCICTVLWYRQRRQAKPSPQEALWFDQSVTRTISVAEATGGKVNPGYTSEGPTDSVYNELIMETHRQMDCVSFHKVPDVVSSSSLSLHSESQAQVCLPEESSKNVRRITTV, encoded by the exons ATGGACATCTTTTCTCTGCTAGTGCTCCTACTTTCATACAGGATTCAAG TTGGAGCTCAGATGAAGCTGTCGCCTGAAACACTAACCGTCCTGCGAAAAGAGGATGCCAGGCTTACCTGCAGCACCTCCTACCCCGAGTGGACTGTTATGGTGTGGCTGTTAAACGGTGAGGCGGTTCTCACCATCTCCAAGGAGACTGGCGTTCTGCCCTCCATCAACCCTAATGTGACAGCCAAGAAAAGCCCTGTCTCAAGGGGAGACAGCTGGATGTTTGTCCTGaagaacacagagagacacaaccAGGGACAAGTGACCTGTGACCTCCAGGGCATTGATAGGAAAACAGCAAGCCTGTTTGTACAAG AAAAAGGCAGTGTGAAAGTCTTTGGGGATGACAAGTTGGCTTTTAAGGGGCAGTCGGTCCTGTTTGAATGCCAAGCAGCAGGATGGTTCCCTCAACCCATTTTGCAATGGCAGGTGAATGACAAAAAG GTGAGCCAGGGTGAATACAACATCAGTAGTGAATCACGGAAGAGCCTCTTCACTGTGACCAGCAACCTCAGCGTGACAGCAGCGAAGAGCTCTCATGTGGATTGTCTGGCCTCCGTGTCTGCCCTCCCCACACCACTGAAGAGCAGTGTCCGTCTGACAGTGG TTGCAGAGGTGCTGCAGGCAGGAGATGACTGCACAGTCCCGCTGGCGCTGATGGcctccctctctgctcttctgctgctcctcctgctctgcaTCTGCACTGTCCTCTGGTACAGACAAAGGAGACAAGCAA AACCAAGCCCACAGGAGGCATTATG GTTCGACCAATCAGTGACCAGGACAATCTCGGTTGCTGAGGCGACAGGGGGGAAGGTCAACCCGGGATACACTAGTGAAGGCCCCACAG attcagtttacaatgagcTAATCATGGAAACCCATAGGCAGATGGACTGTGTCAGCTTTCACAAG GTCCCTGATGTTGTGTCCTCCAGCAGCCTGTCTCTGCACAGTGAGAGCCAAGCCCAGGTGTGTCTACCAGAGGAAAGCTCCAAGAATGTCAGGAGAATTACCACAGTTTaa
- the igsf5b gene encoding immunoglobulin superfamily member 5 isoform X4, whose protein sequence is MDIFSLLVLLLSYRIQAVGAQMKLSPETLTVLRKEDARLTCSTSYPEWTVMVWLLNGEAVLTISKETGVLPSINPNVTAKKSPVSRGDSWMFVLKNTERHNQGQVTCDLQGIDRKTASLFVQEKGSVKVFGDDKLAFKGQSVLFECQAAGWFPQPILQWQVNDKKVSQGEYNISSESRKSLFTVTSNLSVTAAKSSHVDCLASVSALPTPLKSSVRLTVVAEVLQAGDDCTVPLALMASLSALLLLLLLCICTVLWYRQRRQAKPSPQEALWFDQSVTRTISVAEATGGKVNPGYTSEGPTGP, encoded by the exons ATGGACATCTTTTCTCTGCTAGTGCTCCTACTTTCATACAGGATTCAAG CAGTTGGAGCTCAGATGAAGCTGTCGCCTGAAACACTAACCGTCCTGCGAAAAGAGGATGCCAGGCTTACCTGCAGCACCTCCTACCCCGAGTGGACTGTTATGGTGTGGCTGTTAAACGGTGAGGCGGTTCTCACCATCTCCAAGGAGACTGGCGTTCTGCCCTCCATCAACCCTAATGTGACAGCCAAGAAAAGCCCTGTCTCAAGGGGAGACAGCTGGATGTTTGTCCTGaagaacacagagagacacaaccAGGGACAAGTGACCTGTGACCTCCAGGGCATTGATAGGAAAACAGCAAGCCTGTTTGTACAAG AAAAAGGCAGTGTGAAAGTCTTTGGGGATGACAAGTTGGCTTTTAAGGGGCAGTCGGTCCTGTTTGAATGCCAAGCAGCAGGATGGTTCCCTCAACCCATTTTGCAATGGCAGGTGAATGACAAAAAG GTGAGCCAGGGTGAATACAACATCAGTAGTGAATCACGGAAGAGCCTCTTCACTGTGACCAGCAACCTCAGCGTGACAGCAGCGAAGAGCTCTCATGTGGATTGTCTGGCCTCCGTGTCTGCCCTCCCCACACCACTGAAGAGCAGTGTCCGTCTGACAGTGG TTGCAGAGGTGCTGCAGGCAGGAGATGACTGCACAGTCCCGCTGGCGCTGATGGcctccctctctgctcttctgctgctcctcctgctctgcaTCTGCACTGTCCTCTGGTACAGACAAAGGAGACAAGCAA AACCAAGCCCACAGGAGGCATTATG GTTCGACCAATCAGTGACCAGGACAATCTCGGTTGCTGAGGCGACAGGGGGGAAGGTCAACCCGGGATACACTAGTGAAGGCCCCACAG GTCCCTGA
- the igsf5b gene encoding immunoglobulin superfamily member 5 isoform X1 yields MDIFSLLVLLLSYRIQAVGAQMKLSPETLTVLRKEDARLTCSTSYPEWTVMVWLLNGEAVLTISKETGVLPSINPNVTAKKSPVSRGDSWMFVLKNTERHNQGQVTCDLQGIDRKTASLFVQEKGSVKVFGDDKLAFKGQSVLFECQAAGWFPQPILQWQVNDKKVSQGEYNISSESRKSLFTVTSNLSVTAAKSSHVDCLASVSALPTPLKSSVRLTVVAEVLQAGDDCTVPLALMASLSALLLLLLLCICTVLWYRQRRQAKPSPQEALWFDQSVTRTISVAEATGGKVNPGYTSEGPTDSVYNELIMETHRQMDCVSFHKVPDVVSSSSLSLHSESQAQVCLPEESSKNVRRITTV; encoded by the exons ATGGACATCTTTTCTCTGCTAGTGCTCCTACTTTCATACAGGATTCAAG CAGTTGGAGCTCAGATGAAGCTGTCGCCTGAAACACTAACCGTCCTGCGAAAAGAGGATGCCAGGCTTACCTGCAGCACCTCCTACCCCGAGTGGACTGTTATGGTGTGGCTGTTAAACGGTGAGGCGGTTCTCACCATCTCCAAGGAGACTGGCGTTCTGCCCTCCATCAACCCTAATGTGACAGCCAAGAAAAGCCCTGTCTCAAGGGGAGACAGCTGGATGTTTGTCCTGaagaacacagagagacacaaccAGGGACAAGTGACCTGTGACCTCCAGGGCATTGATAGGAAAACAGCAAGCCTGTTTGTACAAG AAAAAGGCAGTGTGAAAGTCTTTGGGGATGACAAGTTGGCTTTTAAGGGGCAGTCGGTCCTGTTTGAATGCCAAGCAGCAGGATGGTTCCCTCAACCCATTTTGCAATGGCAGGTGAATGACAAAAAG GTGAGCCAGGGTGAATACAACATCAGTAGTGAATCACGGAAGAGCCTCTTCACTGTGACCAGCAACCTCAGCGTGACAGCAGCGAAGAGCTCTCATGTGGATTGTCTGGCCTCCGTGTCTGCCCTCCCCACACCACTGAAGAGCAGTGTCCGTCTGACAGTGG TTGCAGAGGTGCTGCAGGCAGGAGATGACTGCACAGTCCCGCTGGCGCTGATGGcctccctctctgctcttctgctgctcctcctgctctgcaTCTGCACTGTCCTCTGGTACAGACAAAGGAGACAAGCAA AACCAAGCCCACAGGAGGCATTATG GTTCGACCAATCAGTGACCAGGACAATCTCGGTTGCTGAGGCGACAGGGGGGAAGGTCAACCCGGGATACACTAGTGAAGGCCCCACAG attcagtttacaatgagcTAATCATGGAAACCCATAGGCAGATGGACTGTGTCAGCTTTCACAAG GTCCCTGATGTTGTGTCCTCCAGCAGCCTGTCTCTGCACAGTGAGAGCCAAGCCCAGGTGTGTCTACCAGAGGAAAGCTCCAAGAATGTCAGGAGAATTACCACAGTTTaa